One stretch of Streptomyces peucetius DNA includes these proteins:
- a CDS encoding 2'-5' RNA ligase family protein: protein MTRWLGVALLPRADHLRAAVQLQRDIGGETALQPPLHPDGNLPHVTVFQGPFAGSLDPAQALESIGGSAAGGGLRGEVSLSSTGVVYQPIGWLFLSLERPPRLEALQKAALAALDPHLDRAAFDGDKDVSRFTENERTSYERYGYRYTGDAYAPHITLGRAEEETALELVRTAQDRVALPKEWVFDRLSFYVMGQHGAHAETLLELPLVPA from the coding sequence GTGACGAGATGGCTCGGTGTCGCACTGCTTCCACGAGCGGACCATCTGCGTGCCGCCGTACAACTGCAGCGGGACATAGGCGGTGAGACCGCTCTGCAACCTCCCCTGCATCCGGACGGCAACCTGCCCCATGTCACCGTCTTCCAGGGCCCGTTCGCGGGCTCGCTCGATCCGGCGCAGGCGCTGGAGTCGATCGGTGGGTCGGCGGCCGGAGGCGGACTGCGGGGCGAGGTGTCGCTGTCCAGCACGGGCGTGGTCTACCAGCCGATCGGCTGGCTGTTCCTCTCCCTGGAGCGTCCGCCACGGCTCGAAGCACTGCAGAAGGCCGCACTGGCGGCACTGGACCCGCACCTCGACCGGGCGGCCTTCGACGGCGACAAGGACGTCTCCCGCTTCACGGAGAACGAGCGGACCAGCTACGAGCGTTACGGCTACCGCTACACGGGGGACGCCTACGCCCCGCACATCACGCTGGGCCGTGCCGAGGAGGAAACCGCCCTGGAGCTGGTCCGCACCGCGCAGGACCGGGTCGCTCTGCCCAAGGAGTGGGTCTTCGACCGGCTCAGTTTCTACGTCATGGGGCAGCACGGCGCCCACGCCGAGACGCTGCTGGAACTCCCTCTGGTCCCGGCGTGA
- a CDS encoding carbohydrate kinase family protein has translation MTGQPKRVLVVGGVNFDVIAQADRLPAEHEKLRGKECRVLPGGAASNTAVGLVRQGCSARLVSAVGDDAAGAMCLEVLRAKGVDTSLVQVQTGSLTSMAVVLSSGGGKRMLTFAGADRGLAFDAVTDDDIRGSDHVHVVGEPTPSLARVVDLAHRAGRSVSVEWNGRDMRSLARGASLNFMNADEAARLPYARGAPDTAGTALRIAEAVAGDVIVTMGAEGAVWATADGELIHEPTVPVQPVDRTGGGDAFDAGVVAGWLHGESPAACMRRGLDAALHVIKKIGAHP, from the coding sequence GTGACCGGGCAGCCGAAGCGTGTGCTCGTCGTGGGCGGTGTGAACTTCGACGTCATCGCCCAGGCCGACCGTCTGCCGGCGGAACACGAGAAGCTGCGGGGCAAAGAGTGCCGTGTGCTGCCGGGAGGCGCGGCATCGAACACGGCGGTCGGGCTCGTGCGTCAGGGGTGCTCCGCCCGGCTGGTGTCCGCCGTGGGTGACGACGCCGCCGGCGCGATGTGCCTGGAGGTGCTGCGTGCGAAAGGTGTCGACACGTCACTCGTGCAGGTGCAGACGGGATCACTGACGAGCATGGCCGTCGTCCTGTCGTCAGGCGGCGGCAAGCGGATGCTGACGTTCGCGGGCGCAGACCGTGGTCTCGCCTTCGACGCCGTCACGGACGACGACATACGCGGATCGGATCACGTACACGTCGTGGGCGAGCCCACCCCTTCGCTCGCACGGGTCGTCGACCTCGCGCACCGGGCCGGACGCAGTGTCTCCGTCGAGTGGAACGGCAGGGACATGCGCTCACTCGCGCGTGGAGCGTCGCTCAACTTCATGAACGCCGATGAGGCTGCCCGCCTGCCGTACGCCCGCGGCGCACCCGACACAGCCGGGACGGCGCTACGCATCGCTGAAGCGGTCGCGGGTGATGTGATAGTGACCATGGGCGCCGAGGGCGCCGTGTGGGCCACTGCCGACGGGGAACTGATCCACGAGCCGACCGTCCCCGTGCAACCCGTGGACAGGACGGGCGGAGGCGACGCGTTCGACGCAGGCGTCGTCGCGGGGTGGCTGCACGGCGAGTCCCCGGCGGCCTGCATGCGGCGCGGACTGGACGCGGCGCTGCACGTGATCAAGAAAATAGGAGCTCACCCGTGA
- a CDS encoding DUF4145 domain-containing protein, protein MTGNEGEPLRLYRKALRYAQSDPEVFLGTARRAAESILLDIAIREAIGSKPTLESLLTVLSAKNLVPPKVVLAVRTIQNYGNYGSHAQDSPTEEISAEDVRPCLNALTQLAVWYGQTSRSLEEDAVRHELSDRRRGTGTTRLADSTLIVVKAVLLACGLERTLAQRGHHVVPVQLPWSDNLVRDVSARLLDAAVYNEQRVLHLLETDQTIRDQVVPVGRVGYSMGGRNFYLLGARAGRWGGVTAKEFLADPAGAQIAVPKHSDMFANLLSALSTDEAGLADMGVTVLDVPHHLGLELFHLNRDVLAVGGQNLRMHAQEDDAYFELLNSDMLPARTQTRLRSAAANVFIANRAWLEELDMRPGELYRELMRSFHECGSDDETYERLVRELVTHASFPPESVPESRERLVRHVLFESYRWGRP, encoded by the coding sequence GTGACGGGCAACGAGGGGGAGCCGCTCCGGCTGTACAGAAAGGCTCTGAGGTACGCCCAATCGGACCCCGAGGTCTTCCTCGGCACGGCGAGGAGAGCAGCGGAGTCGATCCTGTTGGACATCGCCATTCGCGAGGCCATCGGCTCGAAGCCGACGCTCGAGTCCCTGCTGACCGTGCTGTCGGCGAAGAATCTGGTGCCTCCCAAGGTCGTTCTGGCCGTGCGTACGATCCAGAACTACGGCAACTACGGCAGTCATGCGCAGGATTCACCGACCGAGGAGATCTCCGCCGAGGACGTCCGGCCGTGTCTCAACGCCCTGACCCAACTGGCGGTCTGGTACGGGCAGACCAGCCGATCCCTCGAAGAGGACGCCGTCCGGCACGAACTCTCCGACCGCCGGCGCGGTACCGGCACGACCCGCCTCGCCGACTCGACCCTGATCGTGGTGAAGGCCGTACTGCTCGCCTGCGGCCTGGAGCGGACGCTGGCGCAGCGCGGCCACCATGTGGTGCCGGTCCAGCTCCCCTGGTCGGACAATCTCGTGCGGGACGTCTCTGCCCGGCTTCTCGACGCAGCGGTGTACAACGAGCAGCGTGTGCTGCACCTTCTGGAGACGGATCAGACCATCCGCGACCAGGTGGTGCCCGTGGGACGGGTGGGCTATTCGATGGGCGGCCGTAACTTCTATCTGCTGGGCGCCCGTGCCGGCCGGTGGGGCGGCGTGACGGCGAAGGAGTTCCTGGCCGATCCGGCAGGTGCGCAGATCGCGGTGCCCAAGCACAGCGACATGTTCGCCAACCTGCTCTCGGCCCTGTCGACCGACGAGGCGGGTCTGGCGGACATGGGCGTAACGGTCCTCGACGTACCGCACCATCTCGGCCTGGAGTTGTTCCATCTGAACAGGGACGTCCTGGCGGTCGGCGGCCAGAACCTGCGTATGCACGCGCAGGAGGACGACGCGTACTTCGAGCTGCTCAACTCCGACATGCTCCCCGCCCGGACCCAGACGCGACTGCGTTCCGCCGCCGCGAACGTGTTCATCGCGAACCGGGCATGGCTGGAGGAGCTGGACATGCGTCCCGGAGAGTTGTATCGGGAGCTGATGCGGTCGTTCCACGAGTGCGGTTCGGACGACGAGACGTACGAGCGTCTGGTGCGCGAGTTGGTGACCCATGCCTCGTTCCCGCCGGAGAGCGTCCCGGAGAGTCGCGAACGGCTGGTGCGTCACGTGCTGTTCGAAAGCTACCGCTGGGGGCGGCCGTGA
- a CDS encoding ATP-binding protein, whose translation MNASHHQLVTPQQPERPAPDGRRFTVLLSPTRRGARLARRLTGRQLADWQVPSEDAEHIVAELAANAAQHGRVPGRDFRLYLALDSAGILRIEVTDVRAERIPGTATAPEAEQESGRGLLIVDALADDWGVDISPEPPARKTVWATLAPPTAPSSPSVERRHAAAGLNQRT comes from the coding sequence ATGAACGCATCTCATCATCAGCTCGTCACCCCGCAGCAGCCCGAACGTCCCGCCCCCGACGGCCGCCGTTTCACCGTGCTGCTTTCGCCTACACGGCGCGGAGCACGCCTCGCTCGCCGACTGACGGGACGCCAACTCGCCGACTGGCAGGTGCCGTCCGAGGACGCCGAGCACATCGTCGCGGAGCTCGCCGCCAACGCGGCCCAGCACGGCCGCGTACCTGGACGTGACTTCCGGCTCTACCTCGCCCTCGACAGTGCCGGCATCCTGCGGATCGAGGTCACCGACGTACGCGCCGAGCGGATTCCCGGCACTGCGACGGCGCCGGAGGCCGAGCAGGAGAGTGGACGCGGCCTGCTGATCGTCGACGCGCTCGCGGACGACTGGGGCGTCGACATCAGTCCGGAGCCGCCGGCCCGCAAGACCGTCTGGGCGACACTTGCGCCGCCTACCGCGCCCTCGTCACCGAGCGTTGAGCGACGTCATGCCGCGGCGGGGCTCAACCAGCGCACGTGA
- a CDS encoding serine/threonine-protein kinase: MGTVYAGLTPDGHRVAVKVVHQAQCENPEFLARFRREVLLSARVQGPCLLPLLAADTEADPPWLATEYAPGPSLGRHLAEHGPLTGGTLYAFATGTAQALAAIHAAGVVHRDVKPQNVILAPAGPRLLDFGIAHAVDGTSVTRTGVMTGTPGWISPEHYRSGTAGSEGDMFAWGALIAYAATGRLPFGGGAPDVVAFRVMSGDPDLEGIPADLRAIVTEALSKEPADRITASSAEERCSHLLASQATQVLADGVGLEPTRVGELVAAQWEMPDLDDPAWHFPRPFHRRRTVVSVLIAAVVVGGITGGALAFPSGLAKSTAGASADSRTTTEDPVVPSAVPTQTGPAESDDGRNERPVDPRTVDVPHDPLAGVLDPAFTRVEENQPHTSEWRASTSARSPEEKEAAQQIRSLVTSMLATKGMDYMDATVTFNKRAQTVMVTGGPVPQLPLENQEVFRRAGEMAACTVLARRLEESPTTWLYGRYYVLWKDAEVQFDPPFLGFGRATGGCFTEIAGQWHGSEAGLTTAGIPSSDQAEIRVADATVKAVTAAWNKRAAEGHGLDPFTSGDVTLGFDPVENAAYVWAWDSSGSLVGRAQQSHLLSIVSKTGCRKFMTEFGSNEKWNYTRWSVAVYRTDDGMPVIVGSGSCASTGTR, encoded by the coding sequence ATGGGCACCGTCTACGCAGGTCTGACGCCCGACGGACACCGGGTCGCGGTCAAGGTCGTGCACCAAGCGCAGTGCGAGAACCCCGAGTTCCTCGCCCGCTTCCGACGCGAGGTCCTGCTCTCGGCCCGGGTGCAGGGTCCTTGTCTTCTCCCTCTCCTGGCAGCCGACACCGAGGCCGACCCCCCGTGGCTGGCGACCGAGTACGCCCCTGGCCCCTCTCTCGGCCGTCATCTGGCCGAGCACGGCCCGCTCACCGGTGGCACCCTCTACGCCTTCGCCACCGGTACCGCTCAAGCGCTGGCCGCCATCCATGCCGCCGGCGTCGTTCACCGGGACGTGAAGCCCCAGAACGTCATCCTCGCCCCCGCCGGCCCACGGCTCCTGGACTTCGGTATCGCCCACGCCGTCGACGGCACCAGCGTCACCCGCACCGGCGTCATGACAGGCACGCCAGGCTGGATCAGCCCTGAGCACTATCGCAGCGGCACCGCGGGCTCGGAAGGCGACATGTTCGCGTGGGGTGCGCTCATCGCCTACGCCGCCACCGGCCGCCTGCCGTTCGGCGGTGGGGCCCCGGACGTCGTGGCCTTCCGTGTCATGTCGGGCGACCCCGATCTCGAAGGGATACCCGCCGACCTGCGAGCGATCGTCACCGAGGCACTGTCCAAGGAGCCCGCCGACCGCATAACCGCATCCTCGGCGGAAGAGAGGTGCTCACACCTCCTCGCATCCCAGGCCACGCAGGTCCTCGCGGACGGAGTCGGACTCGAGCCGACGCGTGTCGGTGAACTGGTCGCGGCACAGTGGGAGATGCCTGACCTGGACGATCCCGCGTGGCACTTCCCCCGGCCTTTCCACCGAAGGCGCACCGTCGTGTCCGTTCTCATCGCCGCGGTCGTCGTCGGCGGCATCACGGGTGGTGCCCTGGCCTTTCCGTCAGGTCTCGCGAAGAGTACCGCCGGCGCCTCCGCCGACAGCCGCACCACCACCGAGGACCCGGTCGTCCCGTCCGCCGTCCCCACGCAAACCGGCCCGGCCGAATCCGACGATGGTAGGAACGAACGGCCGGTCGATCCACGCACCGTGGATGTCCCTCACGACCCGCTGGCCGGAGTGCTCGATCCCGCTTTCACACGTGTGGAGGAGAACCAGCCGCACACCTCGGAATGGAGGGCCAGCACGTCCGCGAGGAGCCCGGAGGAGAAGGAGGCCGCCCAGCAGATCCGCAGCCTGGTGACGTCGATGCTCGCAACCAAGGGCATGGACTACATGGATGCCACTGTCACCTTCAACAAGCGTGCGCAGACTGTGATGGTCACCGGCGGCCCCGTACCCCAGTTGCCCCTCGAAAACCAGGAGGTGTTCCGCAGGGCAGGCGAAATGGCGGCGTGCACGGTACTGGCGCGCCGCCTCGAGGAGAGCCCCACCACATGGCTGTACGGTCGCTATTACGTGCTGTGGAAGGACGCCGAGGTGCAGTTCGACCCGCCGTTCCTCGGATTCGGGCGGGCCACCGGGGGTTGCTTCACCGAGATCGCCGGCCAATGGCACGGCTCTGAGGCCGGCCTGACCACCGCGGGTATACCGAGCAGCGACCAAGCCGAGATACGTGTCGCTGATGCCACGGTCAAGGCGGTGACCGCTGCATGGAACAAGCGTGCCGCCGAAGGACACGGCCTCGACCCCTTCACCTCCGGTGACGTCACCCTGGGCTTCGACCCCGTCGAGAACGCCGCGTACGTGTGGGCCTGGGACAGCTCCGGCAGCCTCGTCGGACGGGCCCAGCAGTCACACCTCCTGAGCATCGTCTCCAAGACCGGCTGCAGGAAGTTCATGACGGAATTCGGCAGCAACGAGAAGTGGAACTACACGCGCTGGTCCGTTGCCGTCTACCGGACGGACGACGGAATGCCCGTGATCGTCGGTTCGGGCAGCTGCGCATCGACCGGGACACGTTGA
- a CDS encoding DUF4357 domain-containing protein gives MSVSEQPGGAPERVQYPEFLLRLPGGGPQARGRLLAEKGTNGSQKFVVLAGAPARPEVVPSFPGRMQSSHRLRESLIAEGLITESTTWPGWLETVRDIECNSPSAAAEILVGRSANGWVEWKTADGHPLADFLSNAWWGPNRAWLVRGSNVSGVDLVQRMWLPAQQVSVPAGRLRQGVEPGMAKDRLRAMVEEDYDAAATYNQKRELVEELHAFVSRMRPGDVVCTISAGRLHVGEITGSVEQIASDDGRSNLRRPVEWQAAGYPYEELPEELQQKLSVQHDVVDLTVVKPLLEGLGLSDAELAIEAEATADADASAEIAAITERRRELELPEPGQELADELLVHDVAWLREVRDLLWDERQLVLYGPPGTGKTYLALKLAEFLGSGPEQVKLVQFHPSYSYEDFFEGFRPREDPETREVAFRLTAGPLRELADLASREGNRHIPHFLIIDELNRANLAKVFGELYFLLEYRNKSVRLTYSGDDFALPPNLFVIGTMNTADRSIALVDAAMRRRFAFVELSPRAEPTNGLLRRWLADRKLGAEPADLLDALNARIDDPDFRIGPSYLMKKGVYRDGGLERTWRTKVLPLLEEHHYGDGIDVRARYGLEALRKQLESGA, from the coding sequence GTGAGTGTGAGCGAGCAGCCGGGCGGGGCTCCCGAGCGCGTGCAGTACCCGGAGTTCCTGCTGCGGTTGCCGGGCGGGGGGCCGCAGGCACGTGGCCGCCTGCTGGCCGAGAAGGGGACGAACGGAAGCCAGAAGTTCGTCGTCCTGGCGGGCGCTCCGGCCAGGCCCGAGGTCGTCCCCTCCTTTCCTGGCCGTATGCAGTCGTCGCACCGCCTTCGCGAGTCACTGATCGCGGAGGGGTTGATCACGGAGTCGACGACTTGGCCCGGGTGGCTGGAGACGGTCCGCGACATCGAGTGCAACTCGCCTTCGGCCGCCGCGGAGATCCTTGTCGGTCGCAGCGCCAACGGCTGGGTGGAGTGGAAGACCGCCGACGGGCATCCGCTGGCCGACTTCCTCAGCAACGCGTGGTGGGGCCCCAACAGGGCATGGCTGGTGCGTGGCTCCAACGTCTCCGGAGTCGACCTGGTGCAGCGCATGTGGCTGCCTGCGCAGCAGGTTTCCGTCCCGGCCGGCCGGTTGCGGCAGGGTGTCGAGCCCGGTATGGCGAAGGACCGGCTCCGCGCCATGGTGGAGGAGGATTACGACGCCGCCGCCACGTACAACCAGAAACGGGAGCTCGTCGAGGAACTGCATGCCTTCGTCTCCCGAATGAGGCCGGGCGACGTGGTGTGCACGATCTCCGCCGGGCGGCTCCATGTCGGTGAGATCACCGGCTCCGTCGAACAGATCGCCTCCGACGACGGCCGGTCCAATCTGCGGCGCCCGGTCGAGTGGCAGGCTGCCGGCTATCCGTACGAGGAGCTCCCGGAGGAGCTCCAGCAGAAGCTGTCCGTGCAGCATGACGTGGTCGACCTGACCGTCGTCAAACCGTTGCTCGAAGGGCTCGGGCTCTCCGACGCCGAGCTGGCCATCGAGGCCGAGGCGACCGCCGACGCCGACGCGAGCGCCGAGATCGCCGCTATCACCGAACGCCGCCGGGAGCTGGAGCTGCCCGAGCCCGGCCAGGAGCTCGCCGACGAGCTCCTTGTGCACGACGTGGCGTGGCTGCGAGAGGTGCGCGACCTGCTCTGGGACGAGCGTCAGCTCGTCCTGTACGGGCCGCCCGGGACCGGGAAGACCTACCTCGCGCTCAAGCTCGCCGAGTTCCTCGGAAGCGGTCCCGAGCAGGTGAAGCTTGTGCAGTTTCACCCCTCCTACTCGTACGAGGACTTCTTCGAGGGCTTCCGGCCCCGAGAGGATCCCGAGACGCGGGAGGTGGCGTTCCGACTCACTGCCGGGCCGCTGCGTGAGCTCGCCGACCTCGCGTCCCGCGAGGGCAACCGGCACATCCCGCACTTCCTGATCATCGACGAGCTCAACCGGGCCAACCTGGCGAAGGTCTTCGGCGAGCTGTACTTCCTGCTGGAGTACCGCAACAAGTCCGTGCGTCTGACCTACTCCGGGGACGATTTCGCGCTGCCACCGAACCTTTTCGTCATCGGCACCATGAACACCGCCGACCGCTCCATCGCGCTCGTCGATGCCGCCATGCGCCGCCGTTTCGCGTTCGTCGAACTCTCCCCGCGCGCGGAGCCGACCAACGGATTGCTGCGTCGTTGGCTCGCCGACCGGAAACTGGGCGCCGAGCCCGCCGACCTGCTCGACGCCCTGAACGCACGCATCGACGACCCGGACTTCCGCATCGGACCGTCGTACCTCATGAAGAAGGGGGTGTACCGGGACGGGGGCCTGGAGCGGACGTGGCGCACGAAGGTCCTGCCGTTGCTGGAGGAGCACCACTACGGCGACGGCATCGACGTCAGGGCACGCTACGGACTCGAGGCCCTTCGCAAGCAGTTGGAGTCCGGGGCGTGA
- a CDS encoding McrC family protein, with protein sequence MTTIDLVEHAPPEPHRLADAVGRALAASGVVDASPDPYLAGHWRLRAGSKVGALTLTAPGAGPVTLRIAPKVPIARLFFLLGYALSPNLAPEGDPVDVAEHSGVLPAFAHAFERQTARALAQGLVQGYRTIEESAFVVRGRIREADQIRRRFGSTLPAEIVHDEYTTDIAENRILRAAVERLMRLPEIPADVRRRLAHHRARLADVACHVSGRPLPSWRATRLNTRYHHALRLAESLLRDASAEHGAGGLHIDGYLFDMNKLFEDFVCTALREALVPYGGRGELQARGVHLDRDAAVRMRPDLVWYADDGTPRAVVDAKYKAERPQGFPDADLYQMLAYCTALGLFEGHLVYAKGNVGHASHRIRNAGITIHQHALDLDQSPTVLLAQVQALAGRLAGTTPV encoded by the coding sequence GTGACCACCATCGATCTCGTCGAGCACGCACCGCCCGAGCCGCACCGCTTGGCGGACGCCGTCGGCCGGGCGCTCGCCGCCTCCGGCGTGGTCGATGCCAGTCCCGACCCGTACCTCGCCGGGCACTGGCGGCTGCGCGCCGGCAGCAAGGTAGGCGCGCTGACCCTGACCGCCCCCGGAGCCGGGCCCGTCACCCTGCGCATCGCACCCAAGGTGCCGATCGCCCGGCTGTTCTTCCTCCTCGGTTACGCGCTCTCTCCGAATCTGGCACCCGAGGGCGACCCGGTGGACGTCGCCGAACACTCCGGGGTCCTCCCCGCGTTCGCGCACGCCTTCGAACGGCAGACGGCACGAGCGCTCGCACAAGGGCTCGTCCAGGGCTATCGCACCATCGAGGAGAGCGCCTTCGTCGTACGCGGCCGCATCAGGGAGGCCGATCAGATACGGCGCCGCTTCGGCAGTACGCTTCCCGCGGAGATCGTGCACGACGAGTACACCACCGACATCGCCGAGAACCGCATCCTGCGAGCCGCTGTGGAACGCCTGATGCGTCTACCAGAAATTCCTGCAGATGTGCGCCGGCGTCTCGCGCACCATCGGGCGCGACTGGCGGACGTCGCCTGTCACGTAAGCGGACGTCCTCTGCCCTCCTGGCGCGCCACCCGCCTCAATACGCGCTACCACCACGCACTCCGCCTGGCCGAGAGCCTCCTGCGCGATGCCTCGGCCGAGCACGGCGCGGGCGGGCTGCACATCGACGGTTACCTCTTCGACATGAACAAGCTGTTCGAGGACTTCGTCTGCACCGCGCTGCGTGAAGCCCTCGTCCCTTACGGTGGCCGCGGTGAACTCCAGGCCCGCGGCGTGCATCTAGACCGGGACGCCGCCGTCCGCATGCGCCCGGACCTCGTCTGGTACGCCGATGACGGTACGCCCCGCGCGGTCGTCGACGCCAAGTACAAGGCGGAGAGGCCCCAAGGGTTCCCCGACGCCGACCTGTACCAGATGCTGGCCTACTGCACCGCGCTCGGCCTGTTCGAGGGGCATCTTGTCTACGCCAAGGGCAACGTCGGGCACGCGTCACACCGGATCCGCAACGCCGGCATCACCATCCACCAGCACGCGCTGGATCTGGACCAGTCGCCGACGGTGCTCCTGGCCCAGGTGCAGGCCCTCGCAGGGCGGCTGGCCGGGACCACCCCCGTATGA
- a CDS encoding UvrD-helicase domain-containing protein, protein MPQLALANTFWESFDALEKHVKAGVRKAMDKFQKLSVAELHADKGLHLESVDKARDPRMRTIRINDFWRGVVLAPDDGSDTFLLLNVVPHDDAYTWAAKRLYTVNIATRGLEVRNVAAIEQLTPALEKAASAAPALLFAQYKDSVLRDLGIDDQVLKAVRTIIDRPQLDAFGTLLPEDQFEVLTFLAEGFKPAEVYRDVVAVRRPAQATAEPTEDLATAIANTSSRITLITEPDELADILEKPFAAWRVFLHPSQRRLAYRVSYNGPAQVSGGPGTGKTVVALHRVKHLLSRSPDSRVLLTTYTNALAAALRENLALLLDDEAQLARVDVTTVNAYAHRIVRQLGGRSPSPIGDQEERRIWQKVGKQLGLPWTEQFLAQEYRHVILAQGVRSAEEYLAATRKGRGTALGPLKRAQLWRGVESFHSALAEKGDSTHLQVCDEAARLLDRADRSVHGYAHIVVDEAQDLHPAQWRVLRAAAEAGPDDLFITGDPHQRIYDSRVSLGSLGISVTGRSSRLRVNYRSTEEILLWSTRILADVPVDDLGGDGGDSLSGYRSLLHGRRPHVDGHPSEQAEVTALVERVQEWIEQGIRPAEIAVCARFNVLLDKVRDRLDAAGVPMVKVKDSPPADADGVRLATMHAMKGLEFRCVAVVGVTAGAVPFAREITPTEVDRLQHESDMLRERCVLFVACTRAREALHVSWSGSASPFLPA, encoded by the coding sequence GTGCCTCAGCTCGCCTTGGCGAACACGTTCTGGGAAAGCTTCGACGCCCTGGAGAAGCACGTCAAAGCCGGTGTGCGCAAGGCGATGGACAAGTTCCAGAAGCTGAGCGTCGCCGAACTGCACGCCGACAAGGGGCTCCACCTGGAGTCGGTCGACAAGGCGCGCGACCCCAGGATGCGGACCATCCGCATCAACGACTTCTGGCGCGGAGTCGTCCTCGCCCCCGACGACGGCAGTGACACCTTCCTGCTGCTGAACGTCGTGCCGCACGACGACGCGTACACCTGGGCGGCGAAGCGCCTCTACACCGTCAACATTGCAACCCGCGGACTCGAGGTGCGCAACGTCGCCGCCATCGAGCAGCTCACCCCGGCGCTGGAGAAGGCGGCGAGCGCGGCGCCGGCGCTGTTGTTCGCGCAGTACAAGGACAGCGTCCTACGGGACCTCGGCATCGACGACCAAGTGCTCAAGGCCGTGCGCACCATCATCGACCGGCCTCAGCTGGACGCGTTCGGGACACTGCTGCCCGAGGACCAGTTCGAGGTACTAACGTTCCTTGCCGAGGGGTTCAAGCCCGCCGAGGTCTACCGCGACGTCGTCGCCGTCCGGCGTCCGGCGCAGGCAACGGCCGAGCCGACCGAGGACCTGGCCACCGCCATCGCCAACACCAGCAGCCGGATCACACTGATCACCGAACCCGACGAACTCGCGGACATCCTGGAGAAGCCCTTCGCCGCCTGGCGGGTCTTCCTCCATCCGTCGCAGCGGCGACTCGCCTACCGGGTCTCGTACAACGGCCCGGCACAGGTCTCGGGTGGGCCGGGCACCGGCAAGACCGTCGTCGCGCTGCACCGGGTCAAGCACCTGCTGTCACGCTCGCCCGATTCACGGGTACTCCTCACCACCTACACGAACGCGCTGGCCGCCGCTCTGAGGGAGAACCTGGCGCTGCTCCTGGACGACGAGGCGCAGCTGGCACGGGTGGATGTGACCACCGTCAACGCCTACGCCCACCGGATCGTCCGGCAACTCGGCGGGCGGTCACCGTCCCCCATCGGTGACCAGGAAGAGCGCCGGATCTGGCAGAAAGTGGGCAAGCAGCTCGGTCTGCCGTGGACCGAGCAGTTCCTGGCACAGGAGTACCGGCATGTGATCCTCGCTCAGGGCGTGCGGTCGGCAGAGGAGTACCTGGCCGCCACACGCAAGGGCCGTGGCACGGCGCTCGGACCGCTGAAGCGGGCACAACTCTGGAGGGGGGTCGAGTCCTTCCACTCCGCGCTGGCGGAGAAGGGGGACAGCACCCACCTCCAGGTGTGCGACGAGGCGGCACGCCTGCTGGATCGTGCCGACCGGTCCGTTCACGGTTACGCCCACATCGTCGTCGACGAGGCGCAGGACCTGCATCCTGCCCAGTGGCGTGTACTGAGGGCAGCGGCCGAGGCGGGGCCCGACGACCTGTTCATCACCGGCGACCCGCACCAGAGGATCTACGACTCGAGGGTTTCACTCGGTTCGCTGGGAATCTCCGTGACCGGCCGCTCCAGCCGACTGCGAGTCAACTACCGCAGTACGGAGGAGATCCTTCTGTGGTCGACCCGCATCCTCGCCGACGTGCCGGTCGACGACCTCGGCGGTGACGGCGGCGACAGCCTGAGCGGCTACCGGTCGCTGCTGCACGGTCGCAGGCCGCACGTCGACGGACACCCGTCCGAGCAGGCAGAGGTGACCGCGCTGGTCGAGCGGGTGCAGGAATGGATCGAGCAGGGGATCCGGCCGGCCGAGATCGCGGTGTGCGCGAGGTTCAACGTGCTGCTGGACAAGGTGCGCGACCGTTTGGACGCTGCCGGCGTTCCCATGGTGAAGGTCAAGGACAGTCCGCCCGCGGACGCCGACGGCGTGCGACTGGCGACGATGCACGCCATGAAAGGGCTCGAGTTCCGTTGCGTCGCAGTGGTGGGAGTGACCGCCGGAGCCGTTCCGTTCGCGCGCGAGATCACCCCGACCGAGGTCGACCGGCTGCAGCACGAGTCGGACATGCTGCGGGAGCGGTGCGTGCTGTTCGTGGCCTGCACCAGGGCACGGGAAGCTCTGCACGTGTCGTGGAGCGGTTCCGCGAGCCCGTTCCTGCCGGCGTGA